From a region of the Bradyrhizobium manausense genome:
- a CDS encoding CaiB/BaiF CoA transferase family protein gives MGPLAGFTILDLTSVLMGPYGTQVLADMGADVIKVESPEGDIVRQIGPGRTPGMGGMFLNANRGKRSIVLDLKKPEARETLLRLARSANALVYNVRPQAMARLGLDYETLAAINPALVYVGAFGYGQSGPYAAKPAYDDLIQGAATIPTLLAAAGDGTPRYVPVTIADRIVGLMMVNAIMGGLMHQQRTGQGQRIDVPMFESMTEFVLVDHLGGLTYDPPLDHGGYARLLSRYRRPYKTSDGYLCVLIYNDKHWRSFFEAIGQPHFLEQPRFSNHAARTRHIDEIYEEIGHIFATRTTAEWRELLERADIPVMPMHTLETILDDPHLKAIDFFKTVDHPVEGRVRQMRVPSTWSVTQPEPAGPAPALGQHGRDILRDAGFSTEEIERLAEQKAVHLAPPP, from the coding sequence ATGGGACCGCTCGCCGGCTTCACCATTCTCGACCTGACCTCGGTGCTGATGGGCCCCTATGGCACACAGGTGCTGGCCGACATGGGCGCCGACGTCATCAAGGTCGAAAGCCCCGAGGGCGACATCGTTCGCCAGATCGGTCCCGGCCGTACGCCCGGCATGGGCGGGATGTTCCTCAACGCCAACCGCGGCAAGCGCAGCATCGTGCTCGATCTGAAGAAGCCGGAAGCGCGCGAGACGCTGCTGCGGCTGGCCAGGAGCGCCAATGCGCTGGTCTATAATGTGCGACCGCAGGCGATGGCGCGGCTCGGTCTCGACTACGAGACGCTGGCCGCGATCAATCCGGCGCTCGTTTATGTCGGCGCGTTCGGCTACGGCCAGTCCGGCCCCTATGCCGCCAAGCCCGCTTACGACGACCTGATCCAGGGCGCCGCCACGATCCCCACGCTGTTAGCTGCTGCCGGCGATGGCACGCCGCGCTACGTCCCCGTCACCATCGCCGACCGCATCGTCGGCCTGATGATGGTCAACGCGATCATGGGCGGCTTGATGCACCAGCAGCGCACCGGCCAGGGCCAGCGCATCGACGTTCCGATGTTCGAATCCATGACCGAGTTCGTGCTGGTCGATCATCTCGGCGGCCTGACTTACGATCCACCGCTCGACCACGGCGGTTACGCCCGCCTGCTCTCGCGCTATCGCCGGCCCTACAAGACCAGCGACGGTTATCTCTGCGTACTCATCTACAACGACAAGCATTGGCGCAGTTTCTTCGAGGCGATCGGGCAGCCGCATTTCCTCGAGCAGCCGCGCTTTTCCAACCACGCCGCACGTACAAGACACATCGACGAGATCTACGAGGAAATCGGCCACATCTTCGCAACGCGCACCACCGCGGAATGGCGCGAGTTGCTGGAGCGCGCCGACATTCCGGTGATGCCGATGCACACGCTGGAGACGATCCTGGACGATCCGCATCTCAAGGCGATCGATTTCTTCAAGACGGTGGACCACCCCGTCGAGGGCCGCGTCCGCCAGATGCGCGTGCCCTCGACCTGGAGCGTGACCCAGCCGGAACCGGCTGGCCCGGCGCCGGCGCTCGGCCAGCACGGCCGCGACATTTTGCGCGACGCCGGCTTCTCCACTGAGGAGATCGAGCGGCTTGCGGAGCAGAAGGCAGTTCATCTGGCGCCGCCGCCCTAA
- a CDS encoding HpcH/HpaI aldolase/citrate lyase family protein, with protein MRSMLFVPGDSPRKFEKASEGKADALIIDLEDSVVTDKKPEARGLTLAMLKSRNKPHQLYVRVNALDTGMTLTDLAAVMPGKPDGIVLPKSQGGDDVRQVATWLEALEAAAGITVGATRIVCVATETASSIFGLGSYKGCSPRLAGLMWGAEDLSASLGATEKASGGVFHSPYRLARDLCLMAAAAAEVAPIDTVYTDIDNLTGLEQETRAARRDGFSAKALIHPKHVDVVNAAFDPTDAERIWAEKVIAAFASNPNSGTLRLDGQMIDKPHLRAAKKILGQS; from the coding sequence ATGCGTTCGATGCTGTTCGTGCCGGGCGATTCCCCGCGCAAATTCGAGAAGGCGAGCGAAGGCAAGGCCGACGCGCTGATCATCGATCTCGAGGACTCGGTCGTCACCGACAAGAAGCCGGAGGCGCGCGGGCTCACGCTTGCGATGCTGAAGAGCCGCAACAAGCCGCATCAGCTCTATGTCCGCGTCAACGCGCTCGACACCGGAATGACGCTGACGGACCTTGCCGCGGTGATGCCTGGCAAGCCCGATGGCATCGTGCTGCCGAAATCGCAGGGCGGCGACGACGTGCGCCAGGTCGCAACCTGGCTCGAAGCGCTGGAAGCCGCGGCCGGCATCACGGTCGGCGCAACGCGCATCGTCTGCGTCGCGACGGAGACCGCCAGCTCGATCTTCGGCCTCGGCAGCTACAAGGGCTGCTCCCCCCGCCTCGCAGGCCTGATGTGGGGCGCGGAAGATCTTTCCGCCTCTCTCGGCGCCACCGAGAAGGCGTCCGGCGGCGTGTTCCACAGCCCCTATCGTCTCGCGCGGGATCTCTGCCTGATGGCAGCGGCTGCAGCGGAAGTGGCGCCAATCGACACCGTCTATACCGACATCGACAATCTCACAGGCCTCGAACAGGAAACACGCGCGGCACGGCGCGATGGCTTTTCGGCGAAGGCGCTGATTCACCCCAAGCACGTCGATGTTGTCAACGCGGCGTTCGACCCAACCGACGCCGAGCGCATCTGGGCGGAGAAGGTGATCGCGGCCTTCGCGAGCAATCCGAACTCCGGCACGCTGCGGCTCGACGGCCAGATGATCGACAAGCCGCATCTTCGCGCCGCGAAGAAGATTCTCGGCCAGAGCTAG
- a CDS encoding IclR family transcriptional regulator has translation MIVRQAANVLEIMEFFAQTRKPATLAEIADHFGWPRSSTFNLLATLSEKGYLYEPRPRAGFYPTPRWLAMARMISEVEPLPPWTHQLIADLSAETGETASIVAPAGVMAVFIDVVESRAAIRYFATIGHRVPIHATASGRALLLQYTPDERDSVYRKIEFKQYGPSTPISIEAVEAELRNSIARGYCQSFADYSRDLAGAAIPLPIGDRRLSVVVAGPEFRIGPKVAEVASLIARTVDRLRPKTTAA, from the coding sequence ATGATCGTTCGCCAAGCCGCCAACGTCCTGGAGATCATGGAATTCTTCGCGCAAACGAGGAAGCCGGCGACGCTTGCCGAGATCGCCGATCATTTCGGCTGGCCGCGCTCATCGACCTTCAACTTGCTCGCGACGCTGTCGGAGAAGGGCTATCTCTACGAACCGCGTCCCCGCGCCGGCTTCTATCCGACGCCGCGATGGCTGGCGATGGCACGGATGATCTCCGAGGTCGAGCCGCTGCCGCCGTGGACGCATCAGTTGATCGCCGACCTCTCCGCCGAGACCGGCGAGACCGCATCGATCGTGGCGCCCGCCGGCGTGATGGCGGTCTTCATCGATGTCGTCGAGTCGAGGGCCGCGATCCGCTACTTCGCCACCATCGGGCACCGCGTGCCGATCCACGCCACGGCCAGCGGCCGCGCGCTGTTGCTGCAATATACGCCGGACGAGCGCGACTCCGTCTATCGCAAGATCGAGTTCAAGCAATATGGCCCCTCGACGCCGATCAGCATCGAGGCGGTCGAGGCCGAGCTGCGCAATTCGATCGCGCGCGGCTACTGCCAGAGCTTTGCCGACTACAGCCGCGACCTCGCGGGTGCTGCGATCCCGCTGCCGATCGGCGATCGCCGCCTCTCCGTCGTCGTTGCAGGCCCCGAGTTCCGGATTGGACCGAAGGTCGCGGAGGTGGCGTCGCTGATTGCGAGGACCGTGGACCGGCTGCGACCGAAGACCACTGCGGCTTAG
- a CDS encoding fumarylacetoacetate hydrolase family protein, with amino-acid sequence MKKTSSPTRRDLIASAAMVTAASIVDAAPAAAQAAPKPIFPVPMVTIPIVGETNVFQVRRIYCIGRNYAAHAIERGSDPSREPPFFFQKPTDAIQNVAIGAVADHPYPSLTKNYHHEVELVAALKSGGTNIPAEKALDHVYGYALGLDMTRRDLQNGMAAEKKPWEIGKSFDHAAVLGPIHPATKTGHFDKGAISLAVNGAVRQNSDLSKMIWSVAEQIAKLSEAFELKAGDIIYSGTPENVGPVVKGDVLLCKLEGLPDMSIKIV; translated from the coding sequence ATGAAAAAGACTTCCTCACCCACGCGACGCGATCTGATCGCAAGCGCCGCCATGGTAACCGCGGCGAGTATCGTTGATGCGGCGCCGGCGGCAGCGCAGGCGGCACCCAAGCCGATTTTTCCGGTGCCGATGGTGACGATCCCGATCGTCGGCGAGACGAACGTGTTCCAGGTCCGCCGCATCTACTGCATCGGCCGCAACTATGCGGCGCACGCGATCGAGCGTGGCTCGGATCCGAGCCGCGAGCCGCCGTTCTTCTTCCAGAAGCCGACCGATGCGATCCAGAACGTCGCGATCGGCGCAGTGGCCGATCATCCCTATCCGTCGCTAACCAAGAACTATCATCACGAGGTCGAGCTGGTCGCTGCGCTCAAATCCGGCGGCACCAACATTCCGGCGGAGAAGGCGCTCGATCACGTCTATGGCTACGCGCTCGGGCTCGACATGACCCGTCGCGATCTCCAGAACGGCATGGCCGCGGAGAAGAAGCCGTGGGAGATCGGCAAGAGCTTTGACCACGCTGCGGTGCTCGGTCCGATCCACCCGGCCACCAAGACCGGCCATTTCGACAAGGGCGCGATCTCGCTCGCGGTGAACGGCGCCGTGCGGCAGAACTCGGATCTCAGCAAGATGATCTGGAGCGTCGCCGAGCAGATCGCAAAGCTCTCGGAAGCGTTCGAGCTGAAGGCCGGCGACATCATTTATTCCGGCACGCCGGAGAATGTCGGCCCGGTCGTAAAGGGCGACGTGCTGCTGTGCAAGCTCGAGGGCTTGCCTGACATGTCGATCAAGATCGTCTGA
- a CDS encoding MFS transporter, protein MTVATGVSGETERSTTAHVVWASALGTAIEWYDFLIYGTAAALVMNKLFFPSFDPFVGTLAAFSTYAVGFVARPIGGAIIGHYGDRLGRKTMLVATMIAMGLGTFLIGCLPTYSQIGVWAPILLVILRFVQGIGLGGEWSGAVVMVVEHAGIRRGFYGSLVQIGFPVGVAASTGIFGLMTQLPEADFLSWGWRVPFLISILLVGIGFIVRLRLAETPHFKEVVERKEVLAQPVWEVLRRDWRSFLLAIGITVSEVGLAYLLTVFVVVYATAKLGMPRQVILNAVVYAAIVEFATLPLAGWLSDIFGRKALYLAGGVFSVALAFPLFWFLDTRDPVLITLALVVTMTLTHALLFGPKAAFMPELFRTPVRYSGASLGANVAAALSGGFSPLIATALLAWAGSYWPVSLYIISLSIITIIATLMAPETARDDLKF, encoded by the coding sequence ATGACTGTGGCAACGGGGGTCTCCGGCGAAACGGAGAGGTCGACAACGGCGCATGTGGTGTGGGCGAGCGCGCTTGGCACTGCGATCGAGTGGTACGATTTCCTGATCTACGGCACGGCTGCCGCTCTCGTCATGAACAAGCTGTTCTTCCCGAGCTTCGATCCATTTGTCGGCACACTGGCGGCATTCTCGACTTACGCGGTCGGCTTTGTGGCGCGACCGATTGGCGGCGCGATCATCGGGCATTACGGCGACCGGCTCGGCCGCAAGACAATGCTGGTCGCGACCATGATCGCGATGGGGCTTGGCACCTTCTTGATCGGGTGCCTGCCGACCTACAGCCAGATCGGCGTTTGGGCGCCGATCCTGCTCGTCATCCTCCGCTTTGTTCAAGGCATAGGACTCGGCGGCGAATGGAGCGGCGCGGTTGTCATGGTGGTCGAGCACGCCGGCATCAGGCGCGGCTTCTACGGCAGCCTGGTGCAGATCGGCTTTCCGGTCGGCGTCGCCGCGTCGACCGGCATCTTCGGGCTGATGACGCAACTGCCCGAAGCCGACTTCCTGAGCTGGGGCTGGCGTGTGCCGTTCCTGATCAGCATTCTGCTGGTCGGTATCGGCTTCATCGTGCGGCTGAGGCTCGCGGAAACGCCGCACTTCAAGGAGGTGGTCGAGCGCAAGGAGGTGCTGGCGCAGCCGGTGTGGGAAGTGCTTCGCCGCGACTGGCGCAGCTTTCTACTGGCGATCGGCATCACGGTGTCGGAGGTCGGGCTCGCGTATCTCCTCACCGTCTTCGTCGTTGTCTATGCCACGGCAAAGCTCGGCATGCCGCGCCAGGTGATCCTGAATGCCGTTGTCTATGCCGCGATCGTCGAGTTCGCGACGTTGCCGCTCGCCGGCTGGCTCTCCGACATCTTCGGCCGCAAGGCGCTGTATCTTGCCGGCGGCGTGTTTTCGGTCGCGCTGGCGTTTCCGCTGTTCTGGTTCCTCGACACCAGAGACCCAGTGCTGATCACGCTCGCGCTTGTGGTCACGATGACGCTGACGCATGCGCTGCTGTTCGGACCGAAGGCCGCCTTTATGCCGGAACTGTTCCGCACTCCGGTACGCTACAGCGGTGCCTCGCTTGGGGCCAATGTCGCAGCCGCGTTGAGTGGCGGCTTCTCGCCATTGATCGCGACCGCGCTGCTAGCCTGGGCGGGCTCCTACTGGCCGGTGTCGCTCTACATCATCTCGCTCTCGATCATCACCATCATCGCGACGTTGATGGCGCCGGAGACCGCCCGCGACGACCTGAAATTCTAA
- a CDS encoding ABC transporter substrate-binding protein: protein MRGLLACAMLAAMTSAATTTAATAQVSDDVVRIGVLTDLSSWGRDNSGPGSVEAAKMAVEEFGPTVLGKPIEIISADHQMKTDVGVNIVRGWFDNGKVDAVADIPNSGIAIAVHNMVRERNKIALLSGPGASSLTDELCSPNTVHFTYDTYALSKVTASAVIKEGGKSWYFITADYAFGQQLEKDATHFINELGGKVLGGVKHPTNTADFSSFALQAQSSKADVVAFANAGQDTDNAIKQSGEFGLVQGGQKLVGLLMFDTDVHAIGLKSAQGTYMTTASYWNMDEQTRAWSKKFFARTNVMPTMIHTGVYGSVLHYLKAIKAAGTDDPAKVMAKMRELPIEDTFVHGGKLREDGRVIRDMYLAKVKSPEQSKEPWDYLEIVKTVKGADAFRPVSESKCPLLKK from the coding sequence ATGAGAGGGCTTTTGGCCTGCGCCATGCTCGCGGCCATGACTTCGGCCGCGACGACGACAGCTGCCACCGCGCAAGTCTCCGACGACGTGGTGCGGATCGGCGTCTTGACGGATCTGTCGAGCTGGGGCCGCGACAACTCGGGGCCGGGTTCGGTCGAGGCGGCCAAGATGGCGGTGGAGGAGTTCGGGCCGACCGTGCTCGGCAAGCCGATCGAGATCATCAGTGCCGACCACCAGATGAAGACCGACGTCGGCGTCAATATCGTGCGCGGCTGGTTCGACAACGGCAAGGTCGACGCCGTCGCCGACATTCCCAATTCCGGTATCGCGATCGCCGTGCACAACATGGTGCGCGAGCGCAACAAGATCGCCCTGCTCTCGGGCCCCGGCGCGAGCTCGCTGACCGACGAGCTGTGCAGCCCGAACACGGTGCACTTCACTTATGACACCTACGCGCTGTCCAAGGTGACGGCCTCTGCCGTGATCAAGGAAGGCGGAAAATCCTGGTACTTCATCACTGCGGATTACGCTTTCGGTCAGCAGCTCGAAAAGGACGCCACCCACTTCATCAACGAACTGGGCGGCAAGGTGCTCGGCGGCGTCAAGCATCCGACCAACACGGCGGACTTCTCCTCCTTCGCGCTGCAGGCGCAGAGTTCCAAGGCTGACGTCGTCGCCTTCGCCAATGCCGGCCAGGACACCGATAACGCCATCAAGCAATCCGGCGAATTCGGTCTGGTCCAGGGCGGACAGAAGCTCGTGGGCTTGCTCATGTTCGACACCGACGTGCACGCGATCGGCCTCAAGTCGGCGCAAGGCACCTATATGACCACGGCGTCGTACTGGAACATGGACGAACAGACGCGTGCCTGGTCGAAGAAATTCTTCGCCCGCACCAACGTGATGCCGACCATGATCCACACCGGCGTCTACGGGTCGGTGCTGCATTATCTCAAGGCCATCAAGGCCGCCGGCACCGATGACCCGGCCAAGGTGATGGCCAAGATGCGCGAGCTGCCGATTGAGGATACCTTCGTCCACGGCGGCAAGTTGCGCGAGGACGGCCGCGTCATCCGCGACATGTATCTGGCCAAGGTGAAGTCGCCCGAGCAATCCAAGGAGCCATGGGATTATCTGGAGATCGTCAAGACGGTGAAGGGCGCGGACGCCTTCCGCCCGGTCTCCGAGTCCAAATGTCCGCTGTTGAAGAAGTGA
- a CDS encoding FAD-dependent oxidoreductase, with amino-acid sequence MTGIERNASETYECDVLVAGSGCSGMSAAITARYRGLDVLIVEKEPRFGGTTARSGGWLWIPGTSLAKAYGIAETPEQARTYLRHEAGNNFDAARVDAFLGAGPEAVDFFTTKTALRFDMPLVFPDYHAEAPGGAQGGRSMVTRPFDGRELGDQIKTLGMPLPELTVFGMMLGSGKEIIHFMRVTKSITSAVYVAKRLSRHLMDVLRYGRGMTLTNGNALAGRLAKSALDLKIPMWLSSPVRELTVENGAVTGAIVSREGRDVRVRARQGVVLACGGFPHDVERRKKMFPHAPTGNEHFSPGPTGNTGDGLRLAESAGGHVEERLPNAAAWVPVSLTTRKDGTKGVMPHFIDRAKPGVIAVMRDGRRFANEGNSYHDFVQAMIKAAKPGEEIAAYLVCDHPTLRKYGLGCVPPFPMPLGHHLNTGYLLRGDTLEALATKAGIDATAFTETVKQFNTTAPLGHDAAFGKGSKAYNRYQGDAMHGPNPCIAPIENGPFYAIKMVVGDLGTYAGIVTDENARALDAEGEVIPGLYTAGNDMASIMGGNYPGAGITLGPALTFGYIAGRHLADSAAKRDAA; translated from the coding sequence ATGACCGGCATCGAGCGCAACGCAAGCGAAACGTACGAGTGCGATGTGCTCGTCGCCGGATCGGGCTGTTCCGGCATGTCGGCCGCGATCACCGCCAGATATCGCGGCCTCGACGTGCTGATCGTCGAGAAGGAGCCGCGCTTCGGCGGCACCACCGCGCGCTCCGGCGGCTGGCTCTGGATCCCCGGCACTTCGCTTGCGAAAGCCTACGGCATCGCGGAGACGCCGGAGCAGGCGCGCACCTATTTACGGCACGAGGCCGGCAACAATTTTGACGCCGCGCGCGTCGATGCCTTCCTCGGCGCAGGTCCTGAAGCTGTCGATTTCTTCACCACCAAGACCGCGTTGCGGTTCGACATGCCGCTGGTGTTTCCCGACTACCACGCCGAAGCACCTGGCGGCGCCCAGGGCGGCCGCTCCATGGTCACGCGCCCGTTCGATGGCCGCGAGCTCGGCGACCAGATCAAGACCCTGGGCATGCCCCTGCCCGAGCTCACCGTGTTCGGCATGATGCTCGGAAGCGGCAAGGAGATCATCCATTTCATGCGCGTGACCAAATCGATCACGTCGGCGGTCTACGTCGCCAAGCGGCTGTCGCGGCATCTGATGGACGTGCTGCGCTACGGCCGCGGCATGACGCTGACCAACGGCAACGCGCTCGCCGGGCGCCTCGCGAAATCCGCGCTAGACCTCAAGATTCCAATGTGGCTGTCGTCGCCGGTGCGCGAACTGACGGTCGAGAACGGCGCGGTGACCGGCGCGATCGTCTCGCGCGAGGGCCGCGACGTGCGTGTCCGCGCCCGGCAGGGCGTCGTGCTCGCCTGCGGCGGCTTTCCGCACGATGTCGAGCGGCGCAAGAAGATGTTCCCGCACGCGCCGACCGGCAACGAGCATTTCTCGCCGGGACCGACCGGCAACACCGGCGACGGCCTGCGTCTTGCCGAAAGCGCGGGCGGGCATGTCGAGGAACGGCTGCCGAATGCGGCGGCGTGGGTCCCGGTGTCGCTGACGACGCGCAAGGACGGGACGAAGGGCGTGATGCCGCATTTCATCGACCGCGCCAAACCCGGCGTGATCGCGGTGATGCGCGACGGCCGGCGCTTTGCCAATGAAGGCAATTCCTATCACGACTTCGTCCAGGCCATGATCAAGGCCGCAAAGCCCGGCGAGGAGATCGCGGCCTATCTCGTCTGCGATCACCCGACCTTGCGCAAATACGGGCTCGGCTGCGTGCCGCCATTCCCGATGCCGCTGGGTCATCACCTCAACACCGGCTATCTCCTGCGCGGCGACACCCTCGAAGCGCTGGCGACGAAGGCCGGCATCGATGCGACGGCGTTCACCGAGACCGTCAAGCAGTTCAACACGACCGCGCCGCTGGGACACGATGCGGCCTTCGGCAAGGGGTCGAAAGCCTATAACCGCTACCAGGGCGACGCCATGCACGGCCCGAATCCCTGCATCGCGCCGATCGAGAACGGCCCGTTCTACGCCATCAAGATGGTGGTCGGCGATCTCGGCACCTATGCCGGTATCGTCACCGACGAGAATGCGCGCGCGCTCGATGCCGAGGGCGAGGTGATTCCCGGGCTCTATACCGCCGGCAACGACATGGCCAGCATCATGGGCGGTAATTATCCGGGCGCCGGCATCACGCTTGGGCCGGCGCTGACCTTCGGCTACATTGCCGGTCGTCATCTCGCCGACAGCGCCGCCAAGCGCGACGCGGCGTAA
- a CDS encoding IclR family transcriptional regulator: MKRESRGIQSIEVGGELLRALARSGEPMMLRDLAREAGMTPAKAHPYLASFSRIGLIEQDETTGRYEIGALALELGLISLRRLSGVRIARPKIAALANQIGHAVSLAVWGTHGPTVVQLEEPGQPVHIVMRAGSVMALLETATGRAFAAFLPEKTSNAALESGLDRHGVGYNPKRPVKGAKVEEILAEVRKHGLARALGDPLPGVNAFSAPVFDHAGHVALVITAMGPEGTFDARWDSPIAHALRDCAGGISKRLGFGMTAAAE; this comes from the coding sequence ATGAAGAGAGAAAGCCGCGGCATCCAGTCGATCGAGGTCGGCGGAGAACTGCTCCGCGCACTCGCCAGATCCGGCGAGCCGATGATGCTGCGCGATCTCGCGCGCGAGGCCGGCATGACACCGGCCAAAGCGCATCCCTATCTCGCCAGCTTCTCCCGCATCGGCCTGATCGAGCAGGACGAGACCACCGGCCGCTACGAGATCGGCGCGCTCGCGCTCGAGCTCGGCCTGATCAGCCTGCGCCGCCTCTCCGGTGTGCGCATCGCCCGGCCGAAGATCGCCGCTCTGGCGAACCAGATCGGCCACGCCGTCTCGCTTGCGGTGTGGGGCACGCACGGCCCGACCGTGGTGCAGCTGGAAGAACCCGGCCAGCCCGTGCACATCGTGATGCGCGCCGGCTCGGTGATGGCGCTCCTGGAGACCGCCACGGGGCGCGCCTTCGCGGCGTTCCTGCCGGAGAAGACCAGCAACGCCGCGCTCGAGAGCGGGCTCGATCGCCACGGCGTCGGCTACAATCCGAAGCGTCCGGTGAAAGGCGCCAAGGTCGAGGAGATATTGGCTGAAGTCCGCAAGCACGGCCTCGCCCGCGCGCTCGGCGATCCCCTGCCCGGCGTCAATGCGTTCTCGGCGCCGGTGTTCGACCATGCCGGCCATGTCGCGCTGGTGATCACCGCGATGGGCCCGGAAGGCACCTTTGATGCGCGCTGGGACAGCCCGATCGCCCATGCCTTGCGCGATTGTGCCGGCGGCATTTCGAAGCGGCTGGGTTTTGGGATGACGGCGGCGGCGGAGTGA
- a CDS encoding SDR family NAD(P)-dependent oxidoreductase, with the protein MKLSGKVAAITGAARGIGKACAKRFLDDGVKVVISDVDADGLAVTAAELGRPDALRTVVGNVAKRADVDRLVATAVKEFGRLDIMVNNAGVARNRDFLEISEEEFDEIIGINLKGAFFGVQAAAKQMIAQGSGGGVIINMSSVNALLAIPALATYAMSKGGMKQLTSVAAVALAPHNIRVVAVGPGTILTDMVASSIYTSEDARKTVMSRTPAGRGGEPSEVASVVAFLASDDASYITGQTIYPDGGRLILNYTVPVKDK; encoded by the coding sequence ATGAAACTATCCGGCAAGGTCGCCGCTATCACCGGTGCGGCGCGCGGCATCGGCAAGGCCTGCGCAAAGCGATTCCTCGATGACGGCGTCAAGGTCGTCATCTCGGATGTCGATGCCGATGGTCTGGCGGTAACGGCCGCCGAGCTGGGGCGGCCGGATGCGCTGCGCACCGTGGTCGGCAATGTCGCCAAGCGTGCGGATGTGGATCGGCTCGTCGCGACCGCTGTAAAGGAGTTCGGCCGCCTCGACATCATGGTCAACAATGCCGGCGTCGCCCGCAATCGGGACTTCCTGGAGATATCCGAGGAGGAATTCGACGAGATCATCGGCATCAATTTGAAGGGTGCGTTCTTCGGCGTGCAGGCCGCGGCGAAGCAGATGATCGCGCAGGGCAGCGGCGGCGGGGTCATCATCAACATGTCTTCCGTGAATGCGCTGCTGGCGATCCCGGCGCTTGCAACCTACGCCATGTCCAAGGGCGGCATGAAGCAGCTGACCTCCGTCGCCGCCGTCGCGCTCGCCCCGCACAACATCCGCGTCGTCGCCGTCGGACCGGGTACGATTTTGACCGACATGGTGGCGTCGTCGATCTACACCTCGGAGGACGCGCGGAAAACCGTGATGTCGCGCACGCCGGCCGGCCGCGGCGGCGAGCCGAGTGAGGTCGCCTCGGTCGTGGCGTTCCTTGCCAGTGACGATGCGTCCTACATCACCGGGCAGACCATCTATCCCGACGGTGGCCGGCTGATCCTGAACTACACAGTGCCGGTGAAGGATAAGTAG
- a CDS encoding thiamine pyrophosphate-dependent enzyme: MTVPSQLDRRAAVAALLKNRGDALVVSGLGSPTYDLHATGDRDDNFYLWGAMGGAALIGLGLAQAQPSRRVIALTGDGEQLMGLGGIATIGVARPRNLDVIVIDNQHFGETGMQASHTGRGVDLTAIAVACGFATTATVRTLEEVQRLAADIAAPADGPRLFVIKVRAENPPRSLPSRDAVFIKNRFRAHLGFAAT, from the coding sequence ATGACCGTTCCCTCTCAGCTCGATCGCCGTGCCGCCGTTGCGGCGCTCCTCAAGAATCGCGGGGACGCGCTGGTCGTCTCCGGTCTGGGCTCGCCGACCTACGATCTGCATGCGACCGGCGACCGCGACGATAATTTCTATCTCTGGGGCGCCATGGGCGGCGCCGCGCTGATCGGGCTTGGGCTGGCTCAGGCGCAGCCTTCCAGGCGCGTCATCGCCCTGACCGGCGACGGCGAACAATTGATGGGCCTCGGCGGCATCGCCACCATCGGCGTCGCGCGCCCACGCAATCTCGACGTCATCGTGATCGACAATCAGCACTTTGGCGAAACAGGCATGCAGGCGAGCCACACCGGCCGCGGCGTCGATCTCACGGCGATCGCCGTGGCGTGCGGCTTTGCCACGACCGCCACGGTGCGGACGTTGGAGGAAGTGCAGCGCCTCGCGGCTGATATCGCCGCGCCGGCCGATGGCCCGCGGCTTTTTGTCATCAAGGTGAGGGCCGAAAATCCGCCGCGCTCGCTGCCCTCGCGCGATGCCGTCTTTATCAAGAACCGGTTCCGTGCTCATCTCGGCTTCGCGGCGACCTAG
- a CDS encoding thiamine pyrophosphate-binding protein: MHSPKPNPETDWPSELYRILKAADVRQMSYVPDAGHSQLIRMFSADNDVTTNVLTTEEEGIAIAAGAWLGGQRSVLLMQSSGVGNCINMLSLSAIGRFPLLMLVTMRGEWAEFNPWQVPMSRATQPSLEAIGLKVMRAETAEDLVETVESAAALAYESDQQIAVLIGQRLIGKKKW; encoded by the coding sequence GTGCATAGCCCAAAGCCGAATCCCGAAACCGACTGGCCGTCCGAGCTCTATCGCATCCTGAAAGCTGCCGATGTCCGGCAGATGTCCTACGTGCCGGATGCCGGCCACAGCCAGCTCATCCGCATGTTCTCCGCCGACAACGACGTCACCACCAACGTGCTGACGACCGAAGAGGAAGGCATCGCGATTGCCGCTGGTGCCTGGCTTGGCGGCCAGCGCAGCGTGCTGCTGATGCAGTCGAGCGGGGTCGGCAATTGCATCAACATGCTGTCGCTGTCGGCGATCGGACGCTTTCCGCTTCTGATGCTCGTGACCATGCGCGGCGAATGGGCTGAGTTCAATCCCTGGCAAGTACCGATGAGCCGGGCGACGCAGCCGTCGCTGGAAGCGATCGGTTTGAAGGTGATGCGGGCGGAGACGGCGGAGGATCTGGTCGAGACCGTCGAATCGGCTGCTGCGCTCGCCTACGAGTCCGACCAGCAGATCGCGGTTCTGATCGGGCAGCGCCTGATCGGCAAGAAGAAGTGGTGA